The genomic segment CCGCTGAAAGGGGTCAAGGCGTCCACTATAGATCCCGGCACGTGGGCGACCTTTGACCAATCCGTGATCGCCTGCGCGCGTGGCGGCCTCGACGGAATTGGTTTTGTCTTGACGGCCGACGATCCCTATTGCGGCATCGACCTGGATGGATGCATCGTGAATGGTCAGATCGTCCCCGAGGCCCGAGCGATCATCGACGACCTGGACAGCTATGCGGAGATCTCGCCCAGTGGGGCCGGCGTCAAATTATTCATCAAGGCGACGAAGCCCTCCTGGGCTGGTTGCAAGAGCAAGAAGGTCTCGGGTTTCAAACACGCCGAGATCTACGATAGTAAGCGGTTCTTCACCGTCACCGGCGACCATATTGCGGGCACATCGCAGGCGGTGGAAGAACGACAGGAGCCGCTCAAGGCGCTTTGCGAGCGGTTTTGGCCACAGGCATCGCCAACGTCGGATACGGCAGAATCATCGCCCCCACGAGAAATCCTCGAAGAGGCCCTCCCCAAGGCATTGACGGTTGACATGGAGTCCCGCGAGCAGCGTTGCCTGGCCTACGTCGCCAAGTGCCCGGACGCCGTCAGTGGCAATGGCGGCCACGACTCAACCCTACGAGCGGCGTGTGAGTGCTTCCGCTTCGGGCTCGACGAATCCGCGGCGTGGCGGGTCATGCGTTGGTTTAACGAAAAGAAAACCAACGGGGAGCAATGGACCGACAAGGAACTGAATCACAAGCTCGAATCGGCCCGGAAAATCGTCGAGAGCGCCGGGGAATTTGGGGCGCGGCTCGAAGACCTTGGCGTCCCGGCCTCCAGCATGAGCGCCGCGCAAATTGCGGCGCTGATGACCGATGTGGGCAACGCCGCCCGTCTTGTACAGCGCTTCGGCCACAAGATTCGCTATTGCCACGGAATGAATCAGTGGCTCATCTGGGATGGCCGGCGATGGAAACGGGACGAGCACGGCAGAATCGTCAAGCTCTGTAAACAAACTGCCCTGGCGATCCTCGACGAAGCCAAGCGGGGTTCCGACGACAAACAAGACAAGCTGATCGGCTGGGCAATGGCCAGTCAGAAACGGGATCGATTGATGGCGATGGCGGCGCTGGCCCAGCCGGACGTCGCCGTCGCCCCCGATGACCTCGACGCCGACCGCTGGGCATTCAATTGCCTCAATGGCACCATCGACCTGCGGACTGGCGCACTTCGACCGCACCAGCAACTGGACCTAATCACCAAGCTCGCCCCTGTCGAATACGACCCCGAGGCGACATGTCCCCGGTTCGATCAGTTCCTGGAGGAGATCTTTACACAGGACGAACTCATCACCTTCGTCCAGCGCTTGCAAGGCATGTGCCTGACCGGCGACGTCACCGAACAACTGATGCCGATCTATTACGGTCAAGGTAACAACGGAAAAAACGTCCTCCTCGACACCATCACCAGCCTCATGGGTGAATATGCCAGTGAGTCGCCGCCTGACCTCCTGACCGTCACCAAACACCGTGAACACCCCACCGAGATCGCCGACCTCTGCGGCCGGCGCTTGGTTATCGCCAGCGAGAGCGAGGAGGCGGCAACGCTACGCCTGCAGCTCGTCAAGCGGTTGACAGGCAACGCCCGCCTGAAGGGCCGTTTCATGCGGAAGGACTATTTCGAGTTCCCACGTACGCACAAGCTAATCATGGTGACGAACAACCAGCCCATCATCCGAGAGAATTCCGAGGCTGCGTGGCGGCGCATTCGACTGGTCCCCTTCAACGTAGTGATCCCGCCCGACCAGCGCGATCCGAATCTCCTGGCTAAGCTGGTTGCCGAGTGGTCCGGCATATTGGCCTGGCTGGTCCGAGGATGCCTCGACTGGCTGCGGGAGGGCCTCGGCGAACCGGCGGCCGTCACCTCGGCCACCTCGGATTATCGATGCGAACAGGACTTCCTCAGCGAGTTCTTCGCCGACCGTTGTGTATTTC from the Phycisphaerae bacterium genome contains:
- a CDS encoding phage/plasmid primase, P4 family; protein product: MDSAANDDQAPLSPSPYSVDFDLIRAQVPVALRDQPQWVAWGYEERDGHPTKVPVNPLKGVKASTIDPGTWATFDQSVIACARGGLDGIGFVLTADDPYCGIDLDGCIVNGQIVPEARAIIDDLDSYAEISPSGAGVKLFIKATKPSWAGCKSKKVSGFKHAEIYDSKRFFTVTGDHIAGTSQAVEERQEPLKALCERFWPQASPTSDTAESSPPREILEEALPKALTVDMESREQRCLAYVAKCPDAVSGNGGHDSTLRAACECFRFGLDESAAWRVMRWFNEKKTNGEQWTDKELNHKLESARKIVESAGEFGARLEDLGVPASSMSAAQIAALMTDVGNAARLVQRFGHKIRYCHGMNQWLIWDGRRWKRDEHGRIVKLCKQTALAILDEAKRGSDDKQDKLIGWAMASQKRDRLMAMAALAQPDVAVAPDDLDADRWAFNCLNGTIDLRTGALRPHQQLDLITKLAPVEYDPEATCPRFDQFLEEIFTQDELITFVQRLQGMCLTGDVTEQLMPIYYGQGNNGKNVLLDTITSLMGEYASESPPDLLTVTKHREHPTEIADLCGRRLVIASESEEAATLRLQLVKRLTGNARLKGRFMRKDYFEFPRTHKLIMVTNNQPIIRENSEAAWRRIRLVPFNVVIPPDQRDPNLLAKLVAEWSGILAWLVRGCLDWLREGLGEPAAVTSATSDYRCEQDFLSEFFADRCVFQPQAWASRAAIFAAYQEWSQNSGDRQPLDRSALFGRLRRREGVKEGNGQEHNKSVRGFRGIGLQVQAPNDFETGQE